DNA from Amycolatopsis sp. DSM 110486:
GGACGACGTACCGGAACCCCTCCTGCGCCTCCGCCCACACACTGCGGCCCTCGACGCGCTCGGGCACCGGCGTCGACGGCAACGTCCGGATCAGCAGCGCACTCGCTACGAACGACACGGCGTCGACCACGAACGGCACCGTCCGCGCGAGCGAGAACAGGAAGCTGCCCACCGGCGGCCCCGCGAACTGCCCGGCCGCCGTCGACGCGCCGCGCAGGCGTCCATTGGCGCGGCGCAGCAACGTCTGGTCGCGCCCGAGCAGATCCGGCAGGTAGGCCTGCGAGGCCACGTCGAAGAACAGCTGCCCCGCGCCGAGCAGGAACGCCAGTATCAGCAACGCCGGGATCCCCAGCGCCCCGACCGCCCCCGCCACGACCGCGAGCACCAGCAACCCCGCCTGCCACAGATCGGCGAGCCACATCGTGCGCCGCCGGTCCCACCGGTCCACCAGCGCGCCCGCCACCAGCCCCACCACCAGGTGCGGCAGCAGCATCGCCACCGACACCAGGCTGATCACGACGGGATCTTTGCTCAGCGCCACGGCGAACAACGGCAACGCCGCCGCGTACGCCCCATCCCCCAACCCGGATACCGTCGCCGCCGTCCACAGCCGCGCGAAGGCGGGCGGCATCTTGGGCGCCGCACCCGAACGGCGAAAGACACTCATCACCGCAGTCATCGCGCCGCCCCCTCACCAGGCCGGAAGAACGCCACCGCGATTGTCGCCGCGGGCTCGGCGGGTTCGCGTGCCGCGTGCATCTCGTCGAGGAGCTCGCCCAGCCGCTGCTCGAACTCTGCGAACCGGGCCTCGCTCAGCCGCAGGTGCTTCAGCCGCACCAGCCGCGGCGACCCGTCAGGCGCGGTCGCCAGGTCGTCGATCGCGTGCTGCATCAGCACGTCTCGCTGCCCCGGCGCGGGATCCGGCAGCTCGATCGTCCGCGCGACCATCCCGTAGTACCGCTCCACCACGCCGCGCACCTTGCGAGTGCGGACCACGTGGATGAGCCCGGCGCGCTCCAGCACGCGCACGTGGTAGCTCGAGCTCCCTTTCGCCAGATCCAAGCGCGCGGCGATCTGCGTGATCGTCGCGGGGCCGTCGCGCAGCACCGCGAGCACGCGGTGGCGCACCAGGTTGTTCACAGCGCGCAGTTGTTCGGTAGTCCGCACCTCGACGCTGTCGGAGGGCGGAACGTAGTCGTCCCCAGTCACGAGAGCCAATGGTCAACGACTCTTGACCATTTGTCCAGCGCCTTTCCGGACGAAGCCGTTACGATGATCGCGGCCACCGAGGGACACCATGGACATGCCCGCGTCACGGCGCCAACTTCAGCGTGGCAGGGCAACCACGGCACAACCTGCGGTCGTCGCACGGGCCTCAGTATGTGCGGACGGTTCCCGGGCGATCCTGAGTAGACGTTGCTCATCACGGCTGTCCGTCGAGCAGCCGCCGGCGGAACGAAAAGAGCGCGACCGCCGGCACGTCGTGCACCGGTGGTCGCGCTCCTCGGCAGACCCGGGTAATCCCGATCAGCGGGCCATCAGCTGCTGAACAGATCGATGACCTTCAGGATCAGCTCGTAAACGCCGTACACGAACGGCACCAGCACCCACAGCCAGGCGACCACGAGCAGCAAGGTGCGCCCGCCCGAGCGGCCTTCCACGTCCGGTGTGCTCATCACGCCTCACTCCCCACCTGGGTGCTCGCCACGGGCTCGTGGAACTTCGCCTTGACCGGCCGCACGAACTCGTTGGCGATGAAGCCGACCACGAGCAGCGCGATCATGATGTAGAACGACGTCGCGTAGAGGTCCGGACCACTCTTGCCCGCGGACTTCTCGCTGTCGGCGATGCCGTCGACGATCAGCGGCCCGAGAACGCCGGCGACCGACCACGCGGTGAGCAGCCGGCCGTGGATCGCGCCGACCTGGTAGTTGCCGAACAGGTCCTTCAGGTACGCCGGCAGCGTCGAGAAACCGCCGCCGTAGAAGGAGAGGATCAGCATCGCGCACAGCACGAACAGCAGCTTCGACGAGTTCGTGGTCAGCGCGATGACCAGGTACAGCACCGCGCCGACGCCGAGGTAGAAGCGGTAGATGTTCTTGCGCCCCACCGCATCCGAGACCGACGACCAGACGAACCGGCCCAGCATGTTGGTGAGCGAGAGCATCGCGACGAAACCGGCGGCGGCCGCCGTGCTGACCGGCGCCGAGGTGCCCTTGAAGAAGTCCGAGATCATCGGCGCGGCCTTCTCCAGGATGCCGATGCCCGCGGTCACGTTGAGGCACAGCACGATCCACAGGCACCAGAACTGCGGCGTCTTGAGCGCGTTGGCGGCCGAGACGTTGTGCGTGGAGATGAGCTTCTTGGTCTCCTGAGCCTTGGGCTCCCAGCCCGCGGGCTTCCACCCGTCGGCCGGCACTCGCACGAGCAGCACGCCCATCGTCAT
Protein-coding regions in this window:
- a CDS encoding MFS transporter, whose product is MSVFRRSGAAPKMPPAFARLWTAATVSGLGDGAYAAALPLFAVALSKDPVVISLVSVAMLLPHLVVGLVAGALVDRWDRRRTMWLADLWQAGLLVLAVVAGAVGALGIPALLILAFLLGAGQLFFDVASQAYLPDLLGRDQTLLRRANGRLRGASTAAGQFAGPPVGSFLFSLARTVPFVVDAVSFVASALLIRTLPSTPVPERVEGRSVWAEAQEGFRYVVRDRLLLGLALRPAVGNLAFGAVGAVLVLFAQDTLGLSALGYGFLLAADAVGGVLGAMVVAGPLEKLLGTGTALTLTAVVEGGSILVFGLADSPWLAGAMFALCGCGMATTMVLGWSLRQVIVPGRLMGRVAAASRLVATSAGPLGALLGGWLASAAGLRTPYFAAAAVLLTMTVVTMSMTSNAKVKAALASTVDG
- a CDS encoding transcriptional regulator, translated to MTGDDYVPPSDSVEVRTTEQLRAVNNLVRHRVLAVLRDGPATITQIAARLDLAKGSSSYHVRVLERAGLIHVVRTRKVRGVVERYYGMVARTIELPDPAPGQRDVLMQHAIDDLATAPDGSPRLVRLKHLRLSEARFAEFEQRLGELLDEMHAAREPAEPAATIAVAFFRPGEGAAR
- a CDS encoding OFA family MFS transporter; translated protein: MALGFLARSRIVAPPGWTRWLVPPAALSIHLSIGQAYAWSVFKTPLEKTMHLSGTESGLPFQLGIVMLGLSAAFGGTLVEKNGPRWAMFVATICFGTGFLVAALGVATGQFWLVVVGYGGIGGIGLGIGYISPVSTLIKWFPDRPGMATGIAIMGFGGGALIASPWSSAMLGSAPTTSDIAVAFLIHGVVYAVFMTMGVLLVRVPADGWKPAGWEPKAQETKKLISTHNVSAANALKTPQFWCLWIVLCLNVTAGIGILEKAAPMISDFFKGTSAPVSTAAAAGFVAMLSLTNMLGRFVWSSVSDAVGRKNIYRFYLGVGAVLYLVIALTTNSSKLLFVLCAMLILSFYGGGFSTLPAYLKDLFGNYQVGAIHGRLLTAWSVAGVLGPLIVDGIADSEKSAGKSGPDLYATSFYIMIALLVVGFIANEFVRPVKAKFHEPVASTQVGSEA